A stretch of Besnoitia besnoiti strain Bb-Ger1 chromosome V, whole genome shotgun sequence DNA encodes these proteins:
- a CDS encoding hypothetical protein (encoded by transcript BESB_062970) encodes MALFACCNCDPEKEEETQVNVETERPRSDSSTDGLPLTPEQKQKEKERLQALVKAFAKAAVSGASCYFIDVSSQQKIPANYMLDKSLKTFTVAFPSGVEHSFSLSSLQDAYSYEDLLHSESTASLVQEPGISNLSEDDKRKLVMLEYLDASQRRLNRLFLMETGTDEMRDRFLTCMRILKLYSRTPGHSETNGTDHGNGAMD; translated from the exons ATGGCGCTTTTCGCTTGCTGCAACTGCGACCctgagaaggaggaggagacgcaggtcAACGTGGAGACG GaaaggccgcgcagcgactcAAGCACGGATGGCTTGCCTCTCACCCCGGAACAGAAacagaaagagaaggagcggctgcaggcgttg GTGAAGGCTTTCGCTAAGGCGGCTGTGTCGGGTGCCAGCTGCTACTTCATTGACGTCTCTTCCCAGCAGAAGATCCCCGCGAACTACATGCTGGACAAGTCGCTCAAGACCTTCACGGTGGCGTTCCCCAGTGGCGTCGAGCACTCGTTTAGTCTTTCTTCG CTGCAAGATGCGTATTCCTACGAGGACTTACTCCACTCAGAAAGCACTGCGAGCCTCGTGCAAGAACCAGGAATTTCGAATCTGTCAGAAGACGACAAGCGTAAACTGGTCATGCTGGAGTATTTGGACGCGTCGCAGCGCAGATTGAACCGCCTTTTCCTCATGGAGACTGGAACCGACGAAATGCGGGACCGATTTCtcacctgcatgcgcatccTGAAGCTGTATTCACGCACGCCTGGCCACAGTGAAACGAATGGAACAGACCACGGCAACGGCGCAATGGATTGA
- a CDS encoding kinesin motor domain-containing protein (encoded by transcript BESB_062950), whose product MVSPTLPGVAAVNAASRGGSAGEEADWDEAGRHSLRPPAGGGEPPSAPSFLVQHLHTPLAASLARRQAADQKLTRKKMPTTCGEVSAAPLLGTASSGHASRLAQVATPAPPPASGASPLVKTVMSSPASVDTNATESSRSSSGAAPAPARKTAGAAGAGGCRVNVRVVVRCRPMTAAEQRESSSVVDIYTERNEVAVRLRGGGPPGFAGKAQQSLSGAGGGSGNRARLQSSAGAGGSNSSKVFRFDGVCPVSTSQQQLFEQHAQPLVDEVLQGFNCTIFAYGQTGTGKTVTVEGAPGAGGRSVYDTDDDIAAQADCGLVGRSVRRIFSTLRSERAAKDYTVTCSFLEIYNEELVDLFSILPASSSSAFASGGGSCPSSQSSLPGSDSNDSQLSGSQGSGASSRLRIYEDNSSSSAAEPAASGAGAASGGVPRGPQQARGVVRVEGLEEKEVKSEEEVFALLRAAAPRRSFAASSANARSSRSHTIFSVSVSIRESASAVAEEDGELEGATPVTGRRRAGAGFTGPRAGASVEEEVVRVGKLNLVDLAGSENIYKSWGTTAEEKRRREALTINKSLLTLGRCINALVDNASYVPYRDSKLTRLLQDSLGGCTKTCLIATISPAGNVVEETINTLDYAYRAKSIQNLPVKTLRHSKSLLLSSLLSENQQLKLLLASQRERDGVFLPLPLYTQQEERLQSQQEQLLAQDTQIRCLEDRLQQQESQLKAFEEMEARLRVALDEQSSLQQRAAQLAAELAAANETGKDLQTQVQRLEGREEFVATQMTQELQKQRAAAAAASRTLNSAIHDLLSLFSHQKEVLARSQARGRDISTCFAQEVDAACSKLAEEQTVLHRRLEASLKSLRSHEDARASAALKAAELLQGRFEAQQSLEDSERQQRVETLAKWHQRTEAHRAQATEGLANLESELERQRERGKVRLTDVGQKARAALQRLQCRLREQADAACMQLEQKAAEETKHREHVRHMVAGLAEKEISHAGTTSRTLERLESELDTWKDEQERQVEEATAALLSALQRQIRQLADQHQEALSRHAQTLQRQLKALRDEQKAQQHTLKALGEELAVAADDGGATVTALASAARSGLNALVASAMQATAGGQEALKAHELATAAALEQDGRASQSHIATVKDCFSAHHRALCTSLEEASAHERKIAAAKAEADRAACEANRERQKEEERLRGLARDMLTDAHGAAEAAEAHRQGALRKQQQRAGEFVKTVRKELRTPCDGRCPVPPGEPLVPSQKAGGKPVACASCFAEATVRRWTEAQAQLAASAAETTDSEGDFCRLADLRRRFLDLETWQPAQSPDGACPSPAAATGTEKCATPPSSLPTAARACWQTDTDTPLLRLDGVLHAEPSGLCVSISAASSALSDRPSSAASRVEVSSGQQSLSTSRGAASPSAANATPGSATPWGHDASQPGEKSLSEWEVDRVSCSAEAVGGEAEEATEEEDAEYALPPCQQTACGPKPETPSQWHLKAAKRSSSFPQRSLGKDLARPRVGKAPGAPGFGRPSPRTAVNADGKKSISLAVRMGGEADAARPRGVSRGAVLHRPHAQLSPLKNEMREGLPGVPAQSRSGGSKRGLQKMHAGMRPGAARGAAPVGLRSGRNDGSSARPELGRQDENTKSGNAGAAPREETERQRQSLRRRRSSDGAFLELESEKKKPNTDVTSPRAGLPAVCAS is encoded by the exons ATGGTGTCGCCCACTCTGCCGGGAGTCGCTGCAGTGAACGCTGCGTCTCGTGGAggctccgcaggcgaggaagcggactGGGACGAAGCCGGTCGGcactcgctgcggccgccagccggtggcggcgagcctccgtcggcgccctccttCCTCGTTCAGCACCTGCACACGCCTCTGGCGgcttcgctcgcgcggcgccaagCCGCGGACCAGAAGCTGACGCGAAAGAAGATGCCGACGACTTGCGGGGAggtgagcgccgcgcccctgcTGGGCACCGCGAGCAGCGGACATGCGTCTCGGCTGGCGCAGGTCGCGACcccggctcctccgccggcgtctggcgcgtcCCCGCTGGTGAAGACGGTCATGagctcgccggcgagcgtGGACACAAACGCGACggagagcagcagaagcagcagcggcgcggcgcccgcccccgcACGGAAgactgcaggcgccgcgggcgcaggaggcTGTCGGGTGAACGTCAGAGTCGTGGTCCGGTGTCGACCTATGACTGccgccgagcagcgcgaaAGCAGCAGCGTGGTTGACATTTACACAGAGCGAAATGAGGTTGCGGTGCGTCTGAGAGGCGGCGGTCCGCCAGGCTTCGCCGGCAAAGCGCAACAGAGTCTCTCAGGAGCCGGAGGTGGAAGTGGAAATCGCGCAAGGTTGCAGTCAAGTGCCGGCGCTGGAGGGAGCAACAGCAGCAAGGTCTTCCGATTCGACGGCGTCTGCCCTGTCAGCACatcgcagcagcagctctttGAACAACACGCTCAGCCGCTAGTCGATGAG GTCCTCCAAGGCTTCAACTGCACAATTTTCGCTTACGGTCAGACCGGCACGGGAAAGACGGTCACTGTTGAAGGCGCACCTGGCGCCGGCGGTCGCTCGGTCTACGACACGGATGACGATATTGCAGCCCAGGCGGACTGCG GACTCGTTGGCCGCTCGGTTCGCCGGATCTTCAGcacgctgcgcagcgagcgagccgcgaaggacTACACGGTCACGTGTTCCTTCCTTGAGATCTACAACGAAGAACTCGTCGACCTCTTCTCTATCCTGCCAGCCTCcagctcctctgccttcgcttctggaggcggcagctgcccCAGCAGCCAAAGCAGCTTGCCCGGCAGCGACTCCAACG ACTCTCAGCTGTCCGGCTCGCAGGGCTCAGGAGcctcgtctcgcctgcggatCTACGAAGATAACTCGAGCTCGTCAGCAGCCGAACCTGCGGCCtctggcgcgggcgcggcgtctggggGGGTCCCTCGCGGGCCGCAGCAGGCTCGCGGAGTCGTTCGCGTGGAGGGTctggaggagaaggaagtgAAGTCCGAGGAGGAAGTTttcgcgctgcttcgcgcggcggcgccgcggcgctcttttgccgccagcagcgcgaacgCCAGAAGCAGCAGGAGCCACACCATTTTCTCCGTGTCGGTCTCCATTCGCGAAAGTGCCAGCGCGGTCGCAGAGGAGGATGGAGAGCTCGAAGGCGCGACGCCAGTCAcggggagacgaagagcgggcgcgggcttcacagggccgcgcgccggtgcGTCCGTTGAGGAGGAGGTCGTGCGCGTGGGGAAGCTCAACCTCGTCGATCTCGCCG GGAGCGAAAACATCTACAAAAGCTGGGGGACGAcggccgaggagaagcggcggcgcgaggcgctcaccATCAACAAGTCTCTCCTGACTCTGGGGCGATGCATCAACGCCTTGGTTGACAATGCGTCCTACGTGCCCTACAGGGACAGCAAACTCACGAGGCTCCTGCAGGACAGTCTGGGAGGCTGCACCAAGACTTGCCTAATCGCCACGATCTCTCCAGCGGGAAACGTCGTCGAGGAGACGATCAACACCTTAG ACTATGCGTACCGCGCGAAGAGTATACAGAACCTGCCAGTGAAGACCTTACGCCACTCCAAGTCGCTCTTGCTCTCCTCGTTGCTGAGCGAAAACCAGCAGCTGAAACTGCTGCTGGCCTcccagcgcgagcgcgacggcgtcttCCTGCCTCTCCCCCTGTATACCCAGCAGGAGGAGCGGCTCCAGAGTCAGCAAgagcagctcctcgcccAGGACACGCAGATTCGGTGCCTAGAAGATCGCTTGCAACAGCAGGAGTCTCAGCTGAAGGCCTTCGAGGAGAtggaggcgcgtctgcgagTCGCCTTGGACGAGCAAAgcagcctgcagcagagggccgcgcagctggcggcggagctcgcggcggcgaacgagACAGGCAAAGACCTGCAAACGCAGGTGCAGCGACTGGAGGGTCGGGAAGAATTCGTCGCGACCCAGATGACGCAGGAGCTACAGAAACAgcgtgcagcggccgccgcggcgagtcgcACGTTGAACAGCGCCATCCACGACCTGCTTTCGCTCTTTTCGCACCAGAAAGAAGTGCTCGCCcggtcgcaggcgcgcggcagagacatCTCGACGTGCTTTGCGCAGGAGGTTgacgccgcctgcagcaagCTGGCTGAAGAGCAGACTGTCCTTCACCGGCGCCTGGAGGCTTCTCTGAAGAGCTTGCGCTCCCAcgaagacgcccgcgcgtcggctgcgctcAAGGCCGCCGAGCTCCTTCAGGGCCGcttcgaggcgcagcagagcctgGAGGACAGCgaacgccagcagcgcgtcgagaCGCTCGCCAAATGGCACCAGCGCACTGAGGCGCaccgggcgcaggcgacggaggggCTCGCGAACCTCGAGAGCGAGctagagagacagagagagcgcggcaAGGTCCGCCTGACGGACGTTGGGCAGAAGGCAAGGGCCGCCCTGCAGCGGCTCCAGTGCCGGCTCCGCGagcaggcagacgccgcctgcatgcagctcgagcagaaggcagcggaggaaacgAAACACCGCGAACATGTGCGACATATGGTCGCGGGgctggcggagaaggagattTCGCACGCCGGCACCACGTCCAGGACGCTGGAGCGGCTCGAGAGCGAGCTCGACACGTGGAAAGACGAACAGGAGAGACaggtggaggaggcgacagctGCGCTCCTGTCggctctgcagcggcagatCCGTCAGCTTGCCGACCAGCATCAAGAGGCCCTCTCGCGCCACGCGCAAACCCTTCAGAGACAGCTCAAGGCCCTGCGCGACGAGCAGAAAGCCCAGCAGCACACTTTGAAGGCTCTTGGCGAGGAGctggcggtcgcggctgacgacggaggcgccacAGTcacggcgctcgcctccgcggcgcgctccgGCCTCAACGCGCTTGTGGCCTCGGCGATGCAAGCGACCGCTGGCGGCCAGGAGGCCCTGAAGGCCCACGAACTGgcgactgccgcggcgctggagcaggATGGACGCGCCTCCCAGTCTCACATCGCGACGGTCAAG GACTGTTTCTCCGCGCACCATCGTGCGCTGTGCACGTCCCTGGAGGAGGCCTCGGCGCACGAGCGGAAAATTGCCGCTGCGAAAGCCGAGGCAGatcgcgcggcgtgcgaggcgaatcgcgagaggcagaaagaagaagagcgcctccgcgggctcgcgcgcgacatGCTCACGGACGCGCATGGGGCGGCcgaggcagccgaggcgcACCGCCAAGGAGCTCTCAGGAAGCAGCAACAAAGGGCAGGCGAATTCGTCAAGACAGTGCGAAAAGAA CTGCGAACGCCATGCGATGGAAGGTGCCCTGTTCCACCTGGCGAGCCCCTGGTTCCATCCCAGAAGGCTGGCGGCAAgcctgtcgcctgcgcctcctgcttTGCGGAAGCGACAGTGCGCCGCtggacggaggcgcaggcccaGCTCGCGGCATCGGCTGCGGAAACCACCGACAGCGAAGGAGACTTCTGCCGGCTTGCTGACCTGAG GAGGCGCTTCCTAGATCTGGAGACGTGGCAGCCGGCACAGAGCCCAGACGGGGCCTGCCcgagcccggcggcggcgactggcACGGAGAAGTGCGCGACTCCTCCGTCGTCCCTTCCGACTGCTGCAAGAGCGTGCTGGCAGACGGACACAGACACGCCGCTCTTAAGGCTTGACGGCGTTCTCCACGCGGAGCCCAGCGGTCTCTGCGTTTCAAtttccgctgcgtcgtcggctCTGAGCGATCGGCCGAGTTCCGCAGCGTCCCGCGTCGAGGTTTCATCCGGGCAGCAGAGCCTGTCGACTTCCcgtggcgcggcgtcgccttctgccgccAACGCCACGCCGGGGTCCGCAACCCCCTGGGGTCAcgacgcctcgcagcctgGAGAAAAGAGCCTGAGCGAATGGGAGGTCGACCGCGTGTCGTGCTCGGCAGAGGCcgtgggcggcgaggcggaggaggcgactgaggaagaagatgcaGAATACGCGCTTCCGCCTTGTCAGCAAACTGCATGCGGACCGAAGCCGGAGACGCCCAGTCAGTGGCACCTAAAGGCCGCGAAAAGGAGCTCGAGTTTTCCACAAAGAAGTCTGGGGAAAGATCTCGCCAGGCCGCGAGTAGGCAAGGCTCCAGGCGCGCCAGGATTCGGTCGGCCGAGTCCGCGGACTGCCGTCAACGCAGACGGCAAGAAGAGCATCAGTCTGGCAGTTCGAAtggggggcgaggcggatgcagcgcggccgcgtggtGTTTCGCGGGGCGCTGTCCTCCACCGGCCGCACGCCCAGCTGTCCCCACTGAAGAACGAAATGAGAGAAGGACTGCCGGGAGTCCCTGCGCAGAGCaggagcggcggaagcaAACGCGGGCTTCAAAAGATGCATGCAGGCATGCGTCCAggcgctgcccgcggcgccgcgccggttGGGCTCCGCAGCGGACGAAACGACGGCAGCAGTGCTCGCCCGGAGCTCGGGCGCCAGGATGAAAACACGAAGAGTGGAAATGCAGGGGCGGCGCCACgggaagagacagaaagacagCGCCAaagtctgcggaggcgcaggtcgagcgacggcgccttTCTGGAgctcgagagcgagaaaaaaaagccaAACACTGATGTAACGAGCCCGAGAGCTGGCTTGCCTGCTGTGTGTGCGTCTTGA
- a CDS encoding putative U6 snRNA-associated sm family protein Lsm2 (encoded by transcript BESB_062980), which yields MFFSFFQTLVERQTQIMVELKNDLQITGALHSVDQFLNIKLNNVSVADPEKCPHLLSIKNCFVRGSAVRYVHLPPSAVDLAQLQDLCRRESANGQDKEKK from the exons atgtttttttctttcttccagACGCTCGTGGAGCGTCAGACTCAAATCATGGTTGAGCTCAAGAACGACTTGCAGATCACCGGCGCACTCCACTCTGTGGATCAGTTCCTCAACATCAAGTTGAACAACGTCTCCGTGGCCGACCCTGAGAAGTGCCCGCATTTG CTGTCTATCAAGAATTGCTTCGTGCGAGGCTCCGCTGTGCGCTACGTGCAtctgccgccttctgcagtcgacctcgcgcagctgcaggatctgtgccggcgagagagcgccaaCGGGCAGGACAAAGAGAAGAAGTAG
- a CDS encoding hypothetical protein (encoded by transcript BESB_062960) has translation MYDGYSAGETTASGLSASDPYYHANQEPRAQAADLDSRRGEPLQLHHPLHPHRLEALDEQDRMGHYSQQGAHCRLQLDRQDSRGRLEHAAYRYHRQEMTNRDQLLEQHRIGREESRYGQGEQEKRYFQSRSEPAMHQRSQIPESADPALTATVAPDEEPDVFDEQVLEELRRNGRACVETRRGTYVFSPSPDGQTIHCAVYPPGPLESSEPQPQYGASVSDAGTRHNTPAGGVTAPPSVTPHHYLHEGNQQYMRAQEQVKLTSVAQSAAYAAYAESGHAEHQEAQRAHREEEAQRAHREDFGFRGHCTTARPHQAGQHLLVPSSNQLQDEAAPKLVEFSLDAVESVGRPLCAPGSCLSVAAYVHTIEESNPYLKSPAVPVDSYGRADLQGTSLQMIWRGEEFVHMKVYEENLYESKADVVGFIKLQFESLNSENVPMKVMLVGKENEPNGFLILRFSILGSLASVLGPSASFTAPAVAQLTESTAMAQFESPPPADRRPSHFGSNFVDGSPLPSSGPGAKLPTLPVGFLGKKSPEQQPEYLSARQDSQLPSAEALTESQGYGYVQDVASPDVHYSGQSILPLDAAASADMRTTGDEVRLAHNGVATLESQGGQAVQSAHAYSSTKRAGLTEVIDAAMKENRQVPKRPGAKSAQNPPKQGGNRKSLFQRWRRGWCCEMNHGVDLN, from the exons ATGTATGACGGATACTCTGCTGGCGAAACAACTGCCTCCGGGCTTTCGGCATCGGACCCGTACTACCATGCCAATCAGGAGCCaagagcgcaggcggcggaccTTGACAGTCGTCGTGGAGAACCGCTTCAACTGCATCACCCCCTTCACCCGCACCGACTGGAAGCTCTTGACGAACAAGACAGAATGGGGCATTATTCCCAACAGGGCGCCCACTGCCGCTTGCAACTAGATCGGCAAGACTCACGCGGGCGACTGGAGCATGCAGCATACCGCTACCACCGCCAGGAGATGACCAACCGCGACCAACTCCTGGAACAGCATCGCATAGGACGCGAGGAGTCCCGTTATGGCCAGGGAGAGCAGGAAAAACGCTACTTTCAAAGCCGCTCGGAACCTGCGATGCATCAACGGTCACAAATCCCCGAGTCCGCTGACCCGGCGCTGACAGCAACTGTCGCCCCCGATGAAGAGCCAGACGTCTTTGATGAACAAGTGCTTGAGGAACTGCGCCGGAATGGTAGAGCATGCGTCGAAACTAGAAGAGGCACATacgtcttctctccttcacCAG ACGGACAAACCATTCACTGCGCCGTGTATCCGCCAGGTCCTCTTGAATCTTCGG AGCCACAGCCACAATACGGAGCCAGCGTGTCAGACGCCGGCACACGTCACAACACGCCTGCTGGTGGGGTGACCGCCCCCCCTTCCGTTACTCCGCACCATTACCTGCATGAGGGCAACCAACAATATATGCGAGCCCAGGAGCAAGTGAAGCTGACGTCAGTGGCTCAGAGTGCCGCGTATGCGGCGTACGCGGAGTCTGGTCACGCAGAACaccaggaggcgcagcgcgcccacagagaagaggaggcgcagcgcgcccacAGGGAAGACTTCG GTTTTCGTGGCCATTGCACCACCGCTCGCCCACATCAGGCCGGTCAGCACCTCCTCGTGCCCTCCTCCAACCAGCTGCAAGACGAGGCAGCTCCCAAG CTCGTGGAGTTCTCCCTCGACGCCGTCGAGTCTGTGGGCCGGCCGCTATGCGCTCCGGGGagctgtctctctgtggcTGCCTATGTGCACACAATTGAGGAAAGCAACCCCTACCTGAAGTCGCCCGCAGTTCCTGTCGACTCCTACGGACGCGCCGACCTGCAAGGAA CATCCCTGCAAATGATctggagaggcgaagagtTTGTTCACATGAAGGTCTACGAAGAG AACCTGTACGAGTCGAAAGCGGATGTCGTCGGATTCATTAAGCTCCAGTTTGAGTCCCTAAACTCCGAAAACGTGCCTATGAAGGTGATGTTGGTCGGCAAGGAAAACGAACCCAATGGTTTCCTCATTCTGCGCTTTTCCATTTTGGGTTCGCTGGCGTCCGTGCTTGGTCCCTCTGCTTCCTTTACTGCGCCCGCGGTAGCGCAACTTACGGAGAGCACTGCCATGGCTCAGTTTGAATCCCCCCCTCCTGCGGACAGGCGCCCCTCCC ATTTCGGGAGTAATTTTGTTGACGGGTCGCCGCTTCCTAGCTCTGGACCTGGCGCGAAACTGCCTACGCTTCCGGTGGGATTTCTTGGCAAAAAGTCGCCTGAGCAGCAACCAGAGTACTTGTCAGCGCGCCAGGACTCCCAGCTGCCGTCTGCCGAAGCCCTCACCGAGTCCCAAGGCTACGGCTACGTGCAGGACGTTGCGAGCCCGGACGTACACTACTCTGGCCAAAGCATTCTTCCTTTAGAcgctgctgcatctgcggATATGCGGACGACGGGTGATGAGGTTCGTTTGGCGCACAACGGCGTTGCCACTCTTGAGTCTCAAGGCGGTCAAGCCGTGCAGTCAGCCCACGCGTACAGTTCAACCAAACGCGCCGGCCTTACCGAGGTGATCGATGCGGCGATGAAGGAGAACCGCCAGGTGCCAAAGAGACCCGGTGCAAAGTCAGCGCAGAATCCTCCGAAACAGGGCGGAAATCGGAAA TCGCTCTTCCAGCGGTGGCGACGTGGCTGGTGCTGCGAAATGAATCACGGCGTTGATCTGAACTAA